A genomic region of Raphanus sativus cultivar WK10039 chromosome 6, ASM80110v3, whole genome shotgun sequence contains the following coding sequences:
- the LOC108829118 gene encoding uncharacterized protein LOC108829118, whose amino-acid sequence MTMEALSTSSYISNLPQINPIFKSSLPSSQSCNSPANRIPKLRIRDGSSRGGLRIQALLHDDDTPSEEGDAESSGLGLFPGEDVFSLSQTSLALPPQGSGGNRGGLFRTPISGGVQNATSAHALPPPALAVRNLLEQARFAHLCTVMSKMHHRRQGYPFGSLVDFAPDRMGHPIFLFSPLAIHTRNLLAEPRCSLVVQMPGWSGLSNARVTFFGDVYPLSQDEQEWAHKQYSAKHHHGPSEQWGNFHYFRMHNISDIYFIGGFGTVAWVDVKEYEALQPDKIAVDGGEHNLKELNAIFSKPLRELLSTESEVDDAALISIDSKGIDVRVRQGAQFNIQRLAFEEGHGVETLEEAKAALWKVMEKAKLNHLQG is encoded by the exons ATGACCATGGAAGCTCTCTCAACTTCATCGTACATCTCCAATCTGCCCCAGATAAATCCTATCTTCAAATCCTCGCTACCTTCTTCTCAGTCATGTAATTCGCCAGCCAATCGAATCCCCAAGCTGAGAATCAGAGACGGATCAAGCCGCGGGGGGCTTCGAATACAAGCTCTCTTACACGACGACGACACGCCAAGCGAAGAAGGTGACGCCGAAAGCAGTGGGCTTGGCCTTTTCCCTGGAGAAGATGTCTTCTCTCTATCACAG ACATCTCTTGCACTTCCTCCTCAGGGTTCTGGTGGGAACCGAGGTGGGCTTTTTAGGACTCCCATATCTGGTGGAGTTCAGAATGCTACATCCGCTCATGCGTTACCTCCACCTGCTTTAGCTGTACGTAACTTGCTTGAACAG GCTAGGTTTGCTCATCTATGCACAGTCATGTCTAAGATGCACCATCGCAGGCAAGGTTACCCTTTTGGCTCTTTGGTCGATTTTGCACCTGATCGTATGGGCC atccaatttttttattttcaccgTTGGCCATCCACACAAGAAATCTCTTGGCTGAACCTAGATGCAGTCTCGTTGTTCAG ATGCCTGGATGGAGTGGCTTATCGAATGCAAGAGTGACATTCTTTGGTGATGTGTACCCATTGTCCCAAGATGAACAG GAGTGGGCACATAAACAATATAGTGCAAAGCACCATCACGGACCTTCCGAGCAGTGGGGAAACTTCCACTATTTTAGAATGCACAACATTAG TGATATATATTTCATTGGAGGTTTTGGCACTGTCGCTTGGGTTGATGTCAAAGAGTATGAGGCTTTACAGCCAGATAAAATCGCTGTTGATGGTGGTGAGCATAACCTCAAG GAACTAAATGCTATCTTCTCAAAGCCGCTTAGGGAGCTACTGTCTACTGAATCAGAAGTAGACGATGCGGCACTCATCTCTATAGATAGCAAAGGTATAGATGTACGTGTTCGTCAAGGTGCTCAG TTTAACATACAAAGGCTAGCATTTGAGGAAGGTCATGGCGTTGAAACACTAGAAGAAGCTAAAGCTGCACTATGGAAAGTGATGGAGAAGGCGAAGCTAAACCATTTGCAGGGATGA
- the LOC108829113 gene encoding GATA transcription factor 24 isoform X2 → MDDDLHGNNGGMHNNGGVQDPSHSMHVQYEHHGMMDEQHADDVMNEGLVEPDIPSHLGNASDHRGEVVDRGSENGDQLTLSFQGQVYVFDRVLPEKVQAVLLLLGGREVPQAIPTTVGSPHQNNRGLSGTPQRFSAPQRQASLLRFREKRKGRNFDKTIRYTVRKEVALRMQRKKGQFTSAKSSNEDSASTGSDWGSGQSWALEGSESQKPEALCRHCGTSEKSTPMMRRGPEGPRTLCNACGLMWANKGALRDLSKAPPPPTAQNLPANKIDESILEAELAGDISNSQ, encoded by the exons ATGGATGATGACCTTCATGGAAACAACGGTGGAATGCACAACAACGGCGGAGTTCAAGATCCAAGTCACTCGATGCATGTGCAGTATGAGCATCACGGTATGATGGATGAGCAGCACGCTGATGATGTGATGAATGAGGGACTAGTGGAGCCAGACATTCCTTCCCACCTTGGAAACGCATCTGACCATCGCGGCGAAGTAGTAGACCGTGGCAGTGAGAACGGAGATCAGTTGACCTTGTCCTTTCAGGGACAAGTTTATGTTTTTGACCGTGTCTTGCCTGAGAAG GTTCAAGCTGTGCTTTTGTTACTTGGAGGAAGGGAAGTACCACAGGCAATCCCGACAACCGTAGGATCACCTCATCAGAACAATAGG GGTCTATCTGGTACTCCTCAAAGGTTTAGTGCACCGCAGAGGCAAGCCTCGTTGCTCAGATTCAGGGAGAAAAGAAAAGGGAGGAATTTTGATAAGACTATTCGTTACACTGTCAGGAAGGAGGTAGCATTGAG AATGCAGCGTAAGAAGGGTCAGTTCACATCTGCCAAGTCAAGCAATGAGGATTCTGCATCCACTGGATCGGATTGGGGGTCAGGCCAGAGCTGGGCCTTGGAAGGGTCTGAGTCTCAGAAGCCAGAGGCTTT ATGTCGGCACTGTGGAACCAGTGAGAAGTCAACTCCTATGATGCGACGTGGACCTGAAGGGCCAAGGACACTTTGTAATGCATGTGGATTAATGTGGGCAAACAAG GGGGCACTTAGAGACTTATCCAAAGCCCCTCCTCCTCCAACAGCCCAGAATCTGCCTGCAAATAAAATTGAT GAATCAATTCTTGAGGCTGAGCTAGCTGGTGACATTAGCAACTCACAGTGA
- the LOC108829113 gene encoding GATA transcription factor 24 isoform X1, whose product MDDDLHGNNGGMHNNGGVQDPSHSMHVQYEHHGMMDEQHADDVMNEGLVEPDIPSHLGNASDHRGEVVDRGSENGDQLTLSFQGQVYVFDRVLPEKVQAVLLLLGGREVPQAIPTTVGSPHQNNRVLGLSGTPQRFSAPQRQASLLRFREKRKGRNFDKTIRYTVRKEVALRMQRKKGQFTSAKSSNEDSASTGSDWGSGQSWALEGSESQKPEALCRHCGTSEKSTPMMRRGPEGPRTLCNACGLMWANKGALRDLSKAPPPPTAQNLPANKIDESILEAELAGDISNSQ is encoded by the exons ATGGATGATGACCTTCATGGAAACAACGGTGGAATGCACAACAACGGCGGAGTTCAAGATCCAAGTCACTCGATGCATGTGCAGTATGAGCATCACGGTATGATGGATGAGCAGCACGCTGATGATGTGATGAATGAGGGACTAGTGGAGCCAGACATTCCTTCCCACCTTGGAAACGCATCTGACCATCGCGGCGAAGTAGTAGACCGTGGCAGTGAGAACGGAGATCAGTTGACCTTGTCCTTTCAGGGACAAGTTTATGTTTTTGACCGTGTCTTGCCTGAGAAG GTTCAAGCTGTGCTTTTGTTACTTGGAGGAAGGGAAGTACCACAGGCAATCCCGACAACCGTAGGATCACCTCATCAGAACAATAGGGTACTG GGTCTATCTGGTACTCCTCAAAGGTTTAGTGCACCGCAGAGGCAAGCCTCGTTGCTCAGATTCAGGGAGAAAAGAAAAGGGAGGAATTTTGATAAGACTATTCGTTACACTGTCAGGAAGGAGGTAGCATTGAG AATGCAGCGTAAGAAGGGTCAGTTCACATCTGCCAAGTCAAGCAATGAGGATTCTGCATCCACTGGATCGGATTGGGGGTCAGGCCAGAGCTGGGCCTTGGAAGGGTCTGAGTCTCAGAAGCCAGAGGCTTT ATGTCGGCACTGTGGAACCAGTGAGAAGTCAACTCCTATGATGCGACGTGGACCTGAAGGGCCAAGGACACTTTGTAATGCATGTGGATTAATGTGGGCAAACAAG GGGGCACTTAGAGACTTATCCAAAGCCCCTCCTCCTCCAACAGCCCAGAATCTGCCTGCAAATAAAATTGAT GAATCAATTCTTGAGGCTGAGCTAGCTGGTGACATTAGCAACTCACAGTGA
- the LOC108829081 gene encoding calcium-transporting ATPase 9, plasma membrane-type-like: MSTTSSSNGLLPTSMSGRHDDVEAGGSARTQDEHHEQLEHDPNDPFDLDNTKNASAQSLRRWRQAALVLNASRRFRYTLDLNKEEHYENRRRMIRAHAQVIRAALLFKLAGEQQISAVGSSPSTPSASTGNFDIDLEKLVSMTRNQNISTLQQYGGVKGVAEKLKTNMEQGIQEDEKEVTDRKSAFGSNTYPKKKGKSFYMFLWEAWQDLTLIILIIAAVTSLALGIKTEGLKEGWLDGGSIAFAVLLVIIVTAVSDYRQSLQFQNLNDEKRNIQLEVMRGGRTVKISIYDVVVGDVIPLRIGDQVPADGVLISGHSLAIDESSMTGESKIVHKDQKSPFLMSGCKVADGVGNMLVTGVGINTEWGLLMASISEDTGEETPLQVRLNGLATFIGIVGLTVALVVLVALLVRYFTGTTQDSSGATQFVKGTTSISDIVDDCVKIFTIAVTIVVVAVPEGLPLAVTLTLAYSMRKMMADKALVRRLSACETMGSATTICSDKTGTLTLNQMTVVETYAGGSKMDVADNPSGLHPKLVSLISEGVAQNTTGNVYHPKDGGEVEISGSPTEKAILSWAYKLGMKFDTIRSESAIIHAFPFNSEKKRGGVAVLRGDSEVFIHWKGAAEIVLACCTRYMDSNGTLQPIDSQKEFFRLAIDAMAKNSLRCVAIACRTQELNKVPKEQEDLDKWSLPEDELTLLAIVGIKDPCRPGVREAVRICTSAGVKVRMVTGDNLQTAKAIALECGILASDTEAVEPTIIEGKVFRELSEKEREQVAKRITVMGRSSPNDKLLLVQALRKNGDVVAVTGDGTNDAPALHEADIGLSMGISGTEVAKESSDIIILDDNFASVVKVVRWGRSVYANIQKFIQFQLTVNVAALIINVVAAMSSGDVPLKAVQLLWVNLIMDTLGALALATEPPTDHLMHRTPVGRREPLITNIMWRNLLVQSLYQVAVLLVLNFAGLNILGLSKDSNHAHAVEVKNTMIFNAFVMCQIFNEFNARKPDEMNVFSGVTKNPLFVAIVGVTFVLQILIVTFLGEFAHTVALSWQLWLASVVIGLVSWPLAVVGKLIPVPRTPMSVYFKKPFRRYKASRSA; this comes from the exons ATGAGCACTACGTCGTCGAGCAATGGATTGCTCCCAACGTCAATGTCAGGACGACACGACGACGTGGAAGCTGGAGGATCGGCCAGAACACAAGATGAGCACCACGAACAGCTTGAACACGATCCTAATGATCCTTTCGACCTTGATAACACCAAGAATGCCTCCGCCCAATCTCTCCGTCGCTGGAGG CAAGCGGCACTTGTATTGAACGCATCACGTCGGTTTCGTTACACTTTGGATCTCAATAAAGAAGAACACTATGAGAATCGTAGGCGGATGATCAGAGCTCATGCTCAAGTCATTAGG GCAGCATTGCTTTTTAAGTTGGCTGGAGAACAACAAATTAGTG CGGTTGGATCATCACCATCAACTCCATCAGCTTCAACTGGTAACTTCGACATTGACCTTGAGAAGCTTGTGTCAATGACCAGGAACCAGAACATATCCACTTTGCAGCAATATGGAGGG GTCAAAGGTGTTGCAGAGAAGTTGAAGACAAATATGGAGCAAGGAATCCAAGAGGATGAGAAAGAAGTCACAGATAGGAAGAGTGCATTTGGATCTAACACTTATCCAAAGAAGAAGGGGAAGAGCTTCTAC ATGTTCCTATGGGAAGCATGGCAGGATTTGACTCTTATCATCTTGATCATAGCCGCTGTAACATCATTAGCATTGGGAATAAAGACAGAG GGTTTGAAAGAAGGTTGGCTTGATGGTGGAAGCATTGCGTTTGCAGTTTTGCTTGTCATTATTGTTACAG CTGTTAGTGACTATCGCCAATCTCTTCAGTTTCAAAACCTCAACGATGAAAAAAGGAATATACAACTAGAG GTCATGAGAGGAGGGAGAACAGTGAAGATTTCTATCTATGATGTTGTTGTCGGAGATGTTATACCTCTTAGAATAGGTGACCAGGTCCCTGCGGACGGAGTGCTAATTAGTGGTCATTCTCTTGCTATTGATGAATCTAGCATGACCGGTGAAAGCAAGATT GTTCACAAGGATCAAAAATCCCCTTTTCTAATGTCTGGTTGTAAAGTGGCTGATGGAGTCGGTAATATGCTG GTTACTGGCGTTGGAATCAACACTGAATGGGGACTGTTGATGGCAAGTATCTCAGAGGATACTGGTGAAGAAACCCCTTTGCAG GTGCGGTTAAATGGTCTTGCAACTTTCATCGGTATAGTGGGGCTCACAGTTGCTCTTGTTGTACTTGTAGCTCTTCTTGTAAG ATATTTTACCGGAACTACTCAAGATTCTAGTGGAGCAACGCAGTTTGTCAAAGGGACGACTAGTATCAGCGACATTGTTGATGATTGTGTAAAGATATTTACAATCGCC GTTACTATTGTAGTTGTGGCAGTGCCTGAAGGACTTCCCCTAGCAGTTACCCTCAC TTTGGCTTACTCAATGCGTAAGATGATGGCAGACAAAGCTTTG GTTAGGAGGCTTTCAGCTTGTGAAACCATGGGGTCAGCAACAACAATCTGCAGTGACAAAACTGGAACTCTAACTTTAAATCAG atGACTGTGGTTGAGACTTATGCTGGAGGATCAAAGATGGATGTAGCAGACAACCCCTCTGGCCTCCACCCTAAACTTGTTTCCTTAATAAGTGAGGGTGTGGCACAGAACACCACAGGAAATGTTTATCATCCCAAG GATGGTGGAGAGGTAGAGATTTCTGGATCTCCTACAGAGAAGGCTATTCTGTCTTGGGCGTATAAG TTGGGGATGAAGTTTGATACCATCAGGTCGGAGTCTGCTATCATCCATGCTTTCCCTTTCAACTCTGAGAAAAAGCGTGGAGGTGTTGCTGTTCTTCGA GGTGATTCTGAAGTTTTCATTCACTGGAAAGGAGCAGCGGAGATAGTTCTGGCTTGCTGTACACGGTACATGGACTCAAATGGTACCCTGCAGCCCATTGATAGCCAGAAG GAGTTTTTCAGACTTGCTATTGATGCCATGGCGAAAAATAGCTTGCGTTGTGTTGCCATTGCATGCAGAACACAAGAGCTGAACAAAGTTCCCAAGGAACAGGAGGACTTGGATAAATGGTCTTTACCTGAAGATGAGTTGACTTTGCTTGCTATCGTTGGTATAAAGGATCCTTGTCGTCCTGGTGTCAGAGAAGCAGTGAGAATATGCACCAGTGCTGGTGTTAAG GTACGTATGGTGACTGGAGACAATCTTCAGACAGCAAAAGCAATTGCTTTGGAGTGTGGTATACTGGCTTCAGATACAGAAGCTGTTGAGCCTACTATCATTGAAGGAAAAGTGTTCCGTGAGCTATctgaaaaagagagagaacaaGTAGCCAAGAGAATAACG GTGATGGGTAGGTCCTCTCCTAATGACAAGCTTTTACTTGTTCAAGCACTAAGGAAAAACGGAGATGTTGTTGCTGTTACTGGTGATGGTACTAATGATGCTCCTGCACTCCACGAG GCAGACATAGGTCTCTCTATGGGTATATCAGGAACCGAAGTTGCTAAAGAGAGTTCGGACATCATCATTTTGGATGACAACTTTGCTTCAGTAGTAAAG GTTGTTCGATGGGGCCGTTCGGTGTATGCAAATATTCAGAAGTTCATACAATTCCAGCTTACTGTGAATGTTGCAGCTCTTATAATCAATGTTGTAGCAGCAATGTCTTCTGGTGACGTTCCTCTAAAGGCTGTTCAG CTGCTTTGGGTCAACCTTATAATGGATACTCTTGGAGCACTTGCACTCGCTACAGAGCCACCAACAGAt CATCTTATGCACAGAACCCCTGTTGGAAGAAG GGAACCTCTAATAACAAACATCATGTGGAGGAACTTGCTTGTGCAG TCATTATACCAAGTGGCTGTCCTCCTAGTTCTAAACTTTGCAGGCTTGAACATTCTTGGCTTGAGCAAAGACAGCAACCATGCACATGCTGTGGAAGTGAAGAACACTATGATATTCAATGCATTCGTTATGTGTCAA ATATTCAACGAGTTCAACGCAAGGAAACCTGATGAAATGAATGTTTTCAGTGGTGTAACTAAGAACCCTCTCTTCGTTGCAATTGTTGGAGTCACTTTTGTACTTCAG ATACTCATTGTTACTTTCCTTGGAGAGTTTGCTCATACAGTTGCACTGAGTTGGCAACTATGGCTTGCTTCTGTTGTCATCGGTCTTGTCAG TTGGCCACTTGCAGTTGTTGGGAAGCTGATTCCTGTACCCAGGACTCCGATGAGCGTCTACTTCAAGAAACCGTTCCGAAGATACAAAGCCTCAAGAAGTGCATAA
- the LOC130496791 gene encoding protein MANNAN SYNTHESIS-RELATED 1-like translates to MGVDLRQVVAGILTIAMFVMLAQMLHRDYLDSLQEKAQGDANDIEFEGSRVSVKESLVGALEGNKGPWMDDNNDLNPCWPTLLSDEAVSSKGYVTFSLTNGPEYHISQITDAVMVAKHLGATLVLPDIRGSKPGDERSFEDIYDADKLIKSLENVIKVVKQLPEEVSLRDIAIVKVPTRVTEDYIKEHVEPIFKSKGNIRVATYFPSVNLRKSSQDGETDPVACLAMFGSLELQPELNAVVESMIERLRTHSKKSDGRFIAVDLRIEALEKKNCHSTGVAGSKTCYNAQEIAVFLRKLGFSGDTTIYLTQPRWDSSLNILKDIFPKTFTKEAIMPASKRSKYLESESSEYENVIDFYISSRSDVFVPAISGLFYANTVGKRIALGKPQVLVPAEISESSSLATDFISPYISKKNHLAYSCFC, encoded by the exons ATGGGTGTGGATTTGAGGCAAGTGGTTGCTGGTATTCTCACCATTGCCATGTTTGTGATGCTCGCACAGATGCTTCATAGAGATTACTTAGATTCTCTTCAG GAGAAAGCTCAGGGAGATGCAAATGACATAGAATTCGAAGGATCCAGAGTATCTGTGAAAGAAAGTCTTGTTGGAGCCTTAGAAGGGAATAAAGGACCTTGGATGGATGATAACAATGACCTTAATCCTTGTTGGCCAACATTGTTATCCG ATGAAGCGGTATCATCAAAAGGGTACGTTACATTCTCTCTAACGAATGGTCCTGAGTACCATATCTCCCAG ATCACTGATGCTGTAATGGTGGCAAAGCATCTTGGAGCAACACTAGTGCTTCCTGATATAAGAGGAAGCAAACCTGGTGATGAAAG GAGTTTTGAAGACATTTATGATGCTGATAAACTAATCAAAAGCTTGGAGAACGTCATCAAAGTTGTCAAACAATTGCCTGAAGAAGTATCTCTAAGAGACATCGCCATTGTTAAAGTCCCTACAAGAGTTACAGAAGACTACATCAAAGAACACGTTGAACCCATCTTCAAGTCCAAAGGAAACATTCGAGTGGCTACATACTTCCCTTCTGTCAACCTGAGGAAATCCTCACAAGACGGTGAAACCGATCCTGTGGCTTGTTTGGCAATGTTTGGTTCCTTGGAGTTGCAACCTGAGCTCAATGCAGTAGTTGAGTCAATGATTGAGCGGTTAAGGACTCATAGCAAGAAATCAGATGGCCGTTTCATAGCTGTGGACCTTAGAATCGAAGCACTTGAGAAGAAGAATTGTCATTCAACTGGTGTAGCAGGGTCCAAGACTTGTTACAATGCTCAAGAGATTGCTGTATTCTTGAGGAAGCTTGGATTTTCTGGTGACACAACCATCTATCTGACTCAGCCTAGATGGGACAGTAGCCTCAATATCCTTAAGGATATCTTCCCAAAAACGTTTACTAAG GAGGCAATAATGCCGGCAAGCAAGAGATCAAAGTACCTTGAATCAGAGAGTTCTGAGTATGAAAATGTTATTGACTTCTACATAAGCTCAAGAAGTGATGTGTTTGTTCCAGCCATATCGGGTCTGTTTTATGCAAACACAGTTGGGAAAAGGATAGCTTTGGGTAAGCCTCAAGTGCTAGTTCCAGCAGAGATCTCTGAGAGTTCTTCCCTTGCTACGGATTTCATCTCTCCTTACATCTCAAAGAAGAACCACTTGGCTTATTCATGCTTTTGCTGA